A portion of the Sabethes cyaneus chromosome 3, idSabCyanKW18_F2, whole genome shotgun sequence genome contains these proteins:
- the LOC128740570 gene encoding uncharacterized protein LOC128740570 produces MASFSELPALLCPACGRGKSEKQNWNDEDAKANNAEDDDDDGDDDDDDDDGAADDRLVPLFGWQTGSAGSRAEQDANRAGAKDPSESVAIVIKRRGPKSINAGDCNRPQFSGVLRDLDLRNTDL; encoded by the exons ATGGCTTCCTTTTCAGAGCTGCCAGCCCTGTTGTGCCCGGCCTGTGGAAGA gGAAAGAGCGAAAAACAAAACTGGAACGATGAAGACGCCAAAGCCAACAATGCTGaagatgacgatgatgacggcgatgatgatgatgatgatgatgacggtgcTGCCGATGACCGACTAGTGCCTCTATTCGGG TGGCAGACCGGCAGTGCTGGCTCTCGAGCAGAGCAAGATGCCAACCGAGCTGGCGCGAAAGACCCGTCCGAATCCGTCGCGATAGTAATTAAGAGGCGCGGACCGAAATCGATTAACGCTGGAGATTGTAATCGGCCGCAGTTTTCTGGAGTTTTGCGCGATCTGGATCTTCGGAATACCGATCTGTAA